The genomic interval GTCGGCGCTGTCGAGCACGTAGATGACGCCGTCGACGTCCTCGCGAAGCCAGTGCATCGCCTCGGCGACGCCCTCGGTGGCCTCCCGGGAGCGACGCACGGCGTCCTCCTTCTCGATGTCGTGTTCGAGGAACTCCTTGTAGTCGACCTTCGTGGTCACGCCCGGCGTGTCGACGATGTCGATGCTGACGCTCTTGCCGTTGCGCTTTATCTCGACGTTCTCCTTCCTGCGTGCGCGACGGGTCTCGTGGGGGACGTGACTCTCCGGCCCGACGGCGTCGCCGGTCCAGTCACGGGCGATTCGGTTCGCGAGCGTCGTCTTCCCGGCGTTCGGAGGGCCGTAGATGCCGATGCGTTTCGGCCCCGAGTCGGGGGCGAACAGCTTCGACGTCACACGCGAGATGCTTGATCTAAGTTCAGTTAGCAGTCCCATCCTGACGTATCCTCCCCGTACCCAGAAGGTCGGGTCTATCTGCCATACCCGACCCGACCCACTTAACACTGCGTCAGACACGTATCGGTTTTCAGGTACTTCTCGCGGGCACGCGACGCCGTCGGGCCGAATGTCGAGACCATCCCCTCGGAGGCTGGCGGTTCGATTTCGAGTGCAGGACCCCAGCCGGGCAGATACGACAGGCGAGGTACCGTCCGTACGAACCGTCGTGTTCGAGACGACAGAACCCACGGAGACCCCCACCCCTTCGTTTCGAGTGGAACCGGGTGAGCCCCCAGGGTGGGATGCGTGGTGAACCCGGTCGAACCGCCAGACTCGTTTCTAGAACTAGAAAGAAACCGTGCAGAACTAGTTCTCTACACAACCAAACACTAGAAACAAACTAAACTAGCCCGGTTGCTTCTAGTGCGGGTCCGGTTCGATGGACATGCATATGAATGTTTCTGTCGCTAGCCACTGTCGTCACGTGGACCACCCCCCACCCCGCCTTATCCGCGTTCCACCCGAAACGAAGGGGTGGGGGGGTTCGGCAGTCGGTCGGCCCTCACATCACCGCCCCCGAGCATTGCG from Halomarina salina carries:
- a CDS encoding Era-like GTP-binding protein, coding for MGLLTELRSSISRVTSKLFAPDSGPKRIGIYGPPNAGKTTLANRIARDWTGDAVGPESHVPHETRRARRKENVEIKRNGKSVSIDIVDTPGVTTKVDYKEFLEHDIEKEDAVRRSREATEGVAEAMHWLREDVDGVIYVLDSADDPFTQVNTMLIGIIESKDLPVLIFANKIDLEESSVQQIANAFPQHETVPLSALEGDNMDEVYDKIAEYFG